A genomic segment from Parcubacteria group bacterium encodes:
- a CDS encoding adenylyltransferase/cytidyltransferase family protein, producing MNKANKKTMVFGTFDIFHKGHENFLKQARKYGDYLIAVVARDKTVLSVKKKETRNKEQKRLKVLVNNKLVDEAVLGSLKDKYAVIKKYQPDVICLGYDQNNFVEGLARKIKDFGLNKTKIVRLKSYYPEKYKSSILKNKK from the coding sequence ATGAACAAAGCGAATAAAAAAACAATGGTTTTTGGAACGTTTGATATTTTTCACAAAGGCCACGAAAACTTTTTAAAGCAAGCCAGGAAATATGGGGATTATTTGATTGCGGTAGTTGCCAGAGATAAAACGGTATTATCAGTGAAGAAAAAAGAGACAAGGAACAAAGAACAAAAGAGACTCAAGGTATTAGTCAATAATAAATTAGTAGACGAAGCTGTTTTGGGAAGCCTTAAAGATAAATATGCAGTAATCAAAAAATATCAGCCGGATGTGATTTGCTTGGGGTATGATCAGAATAATTTTGTTGAAGGCTTGGCAAGAAAAATTAAAGATTTTGGTCTTAACAAAACGAAAATAGTAAGGCTAAAATCGTATTATCCGGAAAAATACAAGTCATCGATATTGAAAAATAAAAAATAA
- a CDS encoding Maf family protein translates to MKKIILATASPYRKRAFETLGIDFEICPSDIDERFKNRPKDPRKLVLELAKRKCEAVAERYKKGIIIGFDSVAYCNGKILEKPKNLKEAKKRILMMSSRKFDFYTGLYIKDIESGKNIGKIAETKGEMRKISKEEVDFYHKQDQKGIGYAIGFDVKYNFSSTFVKEIRGSYLNFLDGIPLEEILEMLYKIGFKLPEKPKMKITVSGSIKFADRLVEVYRELEKMGYDPMMHEEMFGIADGSAKKLLKGIATNHAKIKRENKFIKWWHDCIKSGDAILVCNYDKNGIKNYIGGNTLMEIGFAHVNDKKVFLLNPIPEDVSYIDEIKAMVDVVLKGNLNKIK, encoded by the coding sequence ATGAAAAAGATAATTTTGGCGACAGCTTCACCTTATCGAAAAAGAGCCTTTGAAACGCTCGGTATTGATTTTGAAATTTGCCCAAGCGATATAGATGAAAGATTCAAAAATCGACCGAAAGATCCTAGAAAATTGGTTCTAGAATTAGCTAAGCGAAAATGCGAGGCGGTGGCGGAAAGATATAAAAAAGGGATCATTATCGGTTTTGATTCGGTCGCCTATTGTAATGGAAAAATTTTAGAGAAACCGAAAAATTTGAAGGAAGCTAAGAAAAGAATATTAATGATGTCAAGCCGAAAGTTTGATTTTTATACAGGATTATATATTAAAGACATTGAATCAGGAAAAAATATTGGAAAGATTGCCGAAACAAAAGGAGAAATGAGAAAAATATCCAAGGAAGAAGTAGATTTTTATCATAAGCAAGATCAAAAAGGAATTGGATATGCGATTGGCTTTGATGTGAAATATAATTTTTCTTCCACTTTTGTCAAAGAAATTAGAGGAAGTTATTTAAATTTTTTGGATGGAATTCCCCTGGAAGAAATTTTAGAGATGCTGTATAAAATCGGATTTAAATTGCCTGAAAAACCAAAAATGAAAATTACGGTTTCGGGAAGCATAAAATTTGCCGATAGATTGGTTGAGGTTTACCGAGAGCTAGAAAAAATGGGATACGATCCGATGATGCATGAAGAAATGTTTGGAATTGCTGATGGAAGCGCAAAAAAATTATTGAAGGGAATTGCAACTAATCACGCCAAAATTAAACGTGAAAACAAATTTATTAAATGGTGGCACGATTGCATCAAAAGCGGGGATGCGATATTAGTCTGTAATTATGATAAGAATGGAATTAAAAATTATATCGGCGGAAATACCTTAATGGAGATTGGCTTTGCTCATGTGAATGATAAGAAAGTTTTTTTATTGAATCCTATACCTGAAGACGTTTCATATATAGATGAAATAAAAGCGATGGTCGATGTGGTTTTAAAAGGTAATTTAAATAAAATAAAATAA
- a CDS encoding Gmad2 immunoglobulin-like domain-containing protein yields the protein MKKVLIFGGIIILLAGAVLLGIRFFSGEDNWICQNGEWIKHGNPNAEKPTTGCGENLSNQTKEQPVEEPNIVVFDPKENAKISSPFDVTGKARVFENMVSIRLKDKSGKVLFQGTTDAKSPDAGKFGLFQEEIAYSTVQAEGILEVFESSAKDGSEINKVVIPVKFGNEQSE from the coding sequence ATGAAAAAAGTTTTAATTTTTGGAGGAATAATTATTTTGCTGGCAGGAGCGGTTCTTTTGGGAATTAGATTTTTTTCCGGTGAAGATAATTGGATCTGCCAGAATGGCGAATGGATAAAACACGGAAATCCGAATGCGGAAAAGCCGACTACCGGTTGCGGAGAGAATTTGAGCAATCAAACCAAAGAACAGCCGGTCGAAGAGCCGAACATTGTCGTTTTTGATCCCAAAGAAAATGCAAAAATCAGTTCCCCTTTCGATGTCACAGGAAAAGCCAGGGTTTTTGAAAATATGGTAAGTATTAGGCTTAAAGATAAAAGCGGAAAAGTATTGTTTCAGGGAACCACGGACGCGAAAAGTCCTGACGCGGGAAAATTCGGATTATTTCAGGAAGAAATAGCATATTCAACAGTGCAAGCCGAAGGAATATTGGAGGTTTTCGAATCTTCAGCCAAAGATGGATCAGAAATAAACAAAGTTGTAATCCCGGTAAAATTTGGAAATGAACAAAGCGAATAA
- a CDS encoding DUF6485 family protein, producing the protein MQCQKEQNLENCPCSYPDCPRKGICCECVSHHREKGEIPACFFPAEAEAETASDRTVDNFIKSYQENKKKLEIASRD; encoded by the coding sequence ATGCAATGTCAAAAAGAACAAAATTTGGAGAATTGTCCGTGCAGTTATCCGGATTGTCCGAGGAAGGGAATTTGTTGCGAATGCGTTTCTCATCACAGAGAAAAGGGAGAAATCCCAGCCTGTTTTTTCCCGGCGGAAGCTGAGGCAGAAACAGCTAGCGACAGGACTGTCGATAATTTTATAAAATCCTATCAAGAAAACAAGAAAAAATTAGAGATAGCAAGTAGAGATTAG